The Acidobacteriota bacterium genome has a segment encoding these proteins:
- the trpE gene encoding anthranilate synthase component I: MAEGFFTALRNPDVAELDELRREWEVIPFVRLLCADTITPVAAFRSLADGGEAFLLESVERGEQLGRYSFLGVRPRRSLSIDCDDEGAVDRLREELRPLRVWRSDVLPPFFGGAVGYIGYGAAQWTEKLPDRHRSDDDGPDAEIVFFDHVVIFDHLMSRLLLVVNIVSSREESSESLIAEAAAMLDDYENLLARAAPDLVRFDSTVDSKFESNFTREEFESAVERAKEEIRAGEAFQIVLSQRWTVPFPTSEALMFYRALRALNPSPYMFLLRTDDLTVVGSSPELLVSVTGDRLETHPIAGTRPRGRNAEEDRRLAEELLADPKENAEHLMLVDLGRNDIGRVSRPGTVRVERFREIERYSHVMHMVSSVTGRLREDLSPIDALLAAFPAGTVSGAPRIRAMEIIDEIEPSRRGVYAGAIAYFGFSGNLDSCIAIRTVVLSGDVASIQAGAGIVFDSVPATEWQETVNKAEAMRTALSLARGALEQDRALEAERK; this comes from the coding sequence GGCGCTTCGGAATCCGGACGTTGCCGAGCTCGACGAGCTCCGTCGCGAATGGGAAGTCATTCCCTTCGTTCGTCTGCTCTGCGCGGATACGATTACACCCGTGGCGGCGTTTCGGAGCCTCGCCGACGGAGGTGAGGCCTTCCTGCTCGAGAGCGTCGAGCGGGGAGAGCAGCTCGGTCGCTACTCGTTTCTCGGAGTCCGGCCGCGCCGGTCGCTCAGCATCGACTGCGACGATGAAGGAGCAGTGGACCGGCTCCGCGAAGAGCTGAGGCCTCTGCGCGTATGGAGATCGGATGTCCTTCCTCCATTCTTCGGAGGGGCGGTCGGCTACATCGGTTACGGCGCGGCGCAATGGACCGAGAAACTTCCCGACCGCCACCGCTCCGACGACGATGGGCCAGACGCCGAGATCGTTTTCTTCGATCACGTCGTCATCTTCGATCATCTGATGTCGCGTCTTCTCCTCGTCGTCAACATCGTCTCGTCGCGAGAGGAATCCTCGGAGAGTCTGATCGCGGAAGCGGCGGCGATGCTCGACGACTACGAGAATCTTCTCGCGCGGGCGGCTCCCGATCTGGTGCGATTCGACTCGACCGTAGATTCGAAATTCGAATCGAACTTCACCCGGGAAGAATTCGAATCCGCCGTCGAGCGTGCGAAGGAGGAGATCCGGGCCGGGGAGGCGTTCCAGATCGTTCTGTCGCAGCGGTGGACCGTCCCGTTTCCAACCTCGGAAGCGCTGATGTTCTATCGAGCGCTCCGCGCGCTCAATCCCTCTCCCTATATGTTTCTCCTTCGCACGGACGATCTCACAGTCGTCGGCTCGTCCCCCGAGCTGCTCGTAAGCGTCACCGGCGACCGGCTCGAGACGCATCCGATTGCAGGGACCCGCCCGCGAGGCAGAAACGCCGAGGAGGACAGGAGGCTCGCCGAGGAACTGCTCGCCGATCCGAAGGAGAACGCGGAGCATCTGATGCTCGTCGATCTCGGACGAAACGACATCGGCAGGGTGAGCCGCCCGGGAACCGTCCGGGTCGAACGCTTCCGGGAGATCGAGCGGTACAGCCATGTGATGCACATGGTGAGCAGCGTGACGGGGCGGCTCCGGGAGGATCTGAGTCCGATCGACGCTCTCCTCGCGGCGTTTCCGGCCGGAACCGTCAGCGGCGCGCCCCGGATTCGCGCGATGGAAATCATCGATGAGATCGAGCCGTCGCGACGAGGCGTCTACGCCGGTGCAATCGCCTACTTCGGCTTCTCCGGAAATCTCGACTCCTGCATCGCAATCCGAACGGTCGTTCTCAGCGGCGACGTCGCCTCGATCCAGGCGGGTGCCGGGATCGTCTTCGACTCGGTCCCGGCCACCGAATGGCAGGAGACGGTCAACAAAGCCGAGGCGATGCGCACGGCGCTGTCGCTGGCCCGGGGCGCGCTCGAACAGGACCGGGCGCTCGAGGCGGAAAGAAAATGA
- a CDS encoding aminodeoxychorismate/anthranilate synthase component II: protein MILVIDNYDSFTWNLVQLLEMAGEKDLRVVRNDEITVGEVEDMGPSAIVISPGPGRPEGAGRCIEIVRETSTVPTLGVCLGHQAIAVALGGSVRRSDVPRHGKISQVNHDGKGLFRDCRPGMSAVRYHSLEIDRETLPAELKVVAETPDGTIMAIEHVSRPLWGVQFHPESFGTDDGAKMIGNFLEERR, encoded by the coding sequence ATGATTCTCGTCATCGACAACTACGACTCCTTCACCTGGAATCTCGTGCAGCTGCTGGAGATGGCGGGAGAGAAGGACCTCCGGGTCGTCAGAAACGACGAAATCACGGTCGGCGAGGTCGAGGACATGGGCCCATCCGCGATCGTGATCTCGCCGGGACCCGGCCGGCCCGAAGGCGCGGGGCGGTGCATCGAGATCGTCAGAGAGACTTCCACCGTGCCGACTCTCGGTGTATGTCTGGGACACCAGGCAATCGCGGTGGCGCTCGGAGGATCCGTCCGTCGAAGCGACGTTCCGCGGCATGGCAAGATCAGCCAGGTCAACCACGACGGCAAGGGACTGTTCCGAGATTGCCGGCCCGGGATGAGCGCGGTCCGGTACCACTCGCTCGAGATCGATCGTGAAACTCTTCCCGCCGAGCTGAAGGTCGTGGCAGAAACTCCGGACGGGACGATCATGGCGATCGAGCACGTGAGCCGCCCTCTGTGGGGAGTGCAGTTTCACCCGGAATCGTTCGGAACGGATGATGGTGCGAAGATGATCGGCAATTTTCTCGAGGAGAGACGGTGA
- the trpD gene encoding anthranilate phosphoribosyltransferase, whose translation MKETIARLIGGDDLAADEVRELFGAMMDGELSEIQKTAVLVALRMKGETAEEIRGAAEAMRSRMSSIEVDTTHLVDTCGTGGDARGTVNISTIAAIVAAGAGARVAKHGNRAVSSSCGSADILRELGVNVLIDADQMKEVLRRVGIAFLFAPALHPAMAQMMPVRTELGVRTVFNVLGPLTNPARVKRQVLGVFASELVEPLAEVLLQLGAEHAMVVRGLDGMDEISTTAPTLVAEVRDGRVTTSQLDPESLGFERASLEDLRGGDAATNAGIAREVLNGDEGAVRDIVELNAGAALYVSGLARTIEDGIELAGESLDSGAARNTLDQLVRVSHEVAE comes from the coding sequence GTGAAGGAAACGATTGCACGTCTGATCGGCGGTGACGATCTCGCGGCAGACGAGGTCCGGGAGCTCTTCGGAGCGATGATGGACGGGGAGCTCTCGGAGATTCAGAAGACCGCGGTGCTGGTCGCCCTCCGGATGAAGGGCGAGACTGCCGAGGAGATACGAGGTGCGGCCGAGGCGATGCGGAGCCGGATGTCATCGATCGAGGTCGACACGACCCATCTGGTCGATACCTGCGGGACGGGCGGCGATGCCCGTGGCACGGTGAACATCTCGACGATCGCGGCGATCGTCGCGGCTGGAGCGGGAGCGCGCGTCGCCAAGCACGGCAACCGCGCGGTCTCGTCATCGTGCGGGAGCGCGGACATCCTGCGCGAGCTCGGCGTCAATGTCTTGATCGATGCAGATCAGATGAAGGAAGTTCTGCGACGCGTCGGCATCGCGTTTCTCTTCGCCCCGGCGCTGCATCCGGCGATGGCGCAGATGATGCCGGTCCGGACCGAGCTCGGCGTCCGAACGGTCTTCAACGTCCTCGGACCGCTGACCAACCCGGCCCGTGTGAAGCGTCAGGTGCTTGGCGTGTTCGCATCGGAGCTGGTCGAGCCGCTCGCGGAGGTGCTGCTGCAGCTCGGAGCCGAACATGCGATGGTCGTTCGCGGTCTCGACGGGATGGACGAGATCTCGACGACGGCGCCGACGCTCGTCGCGGAGGTTCGGGACGGGCGGGTCACCACGTCGCAGCTCGACCCGGAGAGTCTCGGATTCGAGCGCGCCTCGCTCGAAGATCTTCGCGGCGGCGATGCAGCGACGAATGCGGGCATCGCCAGGGAAGTGCTGAATGGCGATGAAGGAGCGGTGCGCGACATCGTGGAGCTGAACGCCGGCGCCGCGCTCTACGTTTCGGGACTCGCCCGGACGATCGAGGATGGGATCGAGCTCGCAGGGGAGTCGCTCGACTCCGGCGCCGCGAGAAACACGCTCGATCAACTCGTCCGCGTTTCTCACGAGGTCGCGGAATGA
- the trpC gene encoding indole-3-glycerol phosphate synthase TrpC: MTGILDRIVTGTRRDLDRLTEAERERIHHAAAAKGKGDHRFRRALEEPGIRIIAEIKAASPSAGTIAGEVDPEAIARRYAEGGAAALSVVTEPHHFRGSRDWIPEAKKSDLPVIMKDFVVDPVQIDRGFLAGADAILLLASILDETRLRELRQRIETLGLDALVEVHDEKELDLALSSGAPIVGVNNRNLRTFEVDLRTAERIARRIPPDVVMVAESGIHTRRDIERLEAAGYRAFLVGEALMRAGDPVSLLRTLTAAEVES, encoded by the coding sequence ATGACTGGAATTCTCGATCGGATCGTCACCGGCACGAGGAGAGATCTCGATCGCCTCACCGAAGCCGAGCGGGAGCGGATTCACCATGCTGCGGCGGCAAAGGGAAAGGGCGACCATCGATTCCGCCGAGCGCTCGAAGAGCCCGGCATCCGGATCATTGCCGAGATCAAGGCCGCCTCCCCCTCGGCGGGTACCATCGCCGGGGAGGTCGATCCGGAAGCGATCGCGCGCCGGTACGCGGAAGGAGGAGCGGCCGCGCTCTCGGTCGTGACCGAGCCGCATCACTTTCGCGGGTCGAGAGACTGGATCCCGGAGGCGAAGAAGTCGGACCTGCCGGTCATCATGAAGGATTTCGTGGTCGATCCCGTCCAGATCGATCGTGGCTTTCTCGCGGGTGCCGATGCCATTCTGCTGCTCGCTTCGATTCTCGACGAAACGCGGTTGCGCGAGCTTCGGCAGAGAATCGAGACTCTCGGTCTCGATGCGCTCGTCGAGGTTCACGATGAAAAAGAGCTGGATCTCGCGCTTTCCTCGGGGGCGCCGATCGTCGGAGTCAACAATCGCAACCTGCGTACGTTCGAGGTCGATCTACGAACCGCGGAGCGAATCGCCCGGCGCATTCCTCCGGACGTCGTCATGGTCGCCGAAAGCGGCATCCACACGAGGCGCGACATCGAACGGCTCGAGGCCGCGGGTTATCGGGCTTTTCTCGTCGGGGAAGCGCTGATGCGGGCCGGAGATCCTGTGTCACTTCTCAGGACTCTGACTGCCGCGGAGGTGGAATCATGA
- a CDS encoding phosphoribosylanthranilate isomerase encodes MMTLVKICGITRPEDARLAVEAGATWVGVIFARESRRKIDDAAAKEVRAALNDLGHGELVGVFVNEDPARINRLCRDVGLDRVQLHGDESDVDIERIVVPVIRAIRVGAAPPEMPVGGSPGMWLFDTADASGRGGTGKSFDWKLLDALQGHRPFLLSGGLDPENVADAIRRVRPDGVDVASGIESSPGIKDHDKLRAFIREVKNA; translated from the coding sequence ATCATGACGCTGGTCAAGATCTGCGGAATCACCCGTCCTGAAGATGCCAGGCTGGCCGTCGAAGCCGGGGCGACGTGGGTCGGAGTGATTTTCGCTCGAGAATCGAGGCGAAAAATCGATGACGCCGCGGCGAAGGAAGTGAGAGCGGCACTGAACGATCTGGGACATGGTGAGCTCGTCGGAGTTTTCGTGAATGAGGATCCCGCGCGGATCAACCGGCTCTGCCGGGACGTCGGTCTCGATCGTGTGCAGCTCCATGGTGACGAGTCAGACGTCGACATCGAACGCATCGTTGTTCCGGTGATCCGAGCCATTCGGGTGGGTGCGGCCCCTCCGGAGATGCCAGTGGGGGGTTCGCCCGGGATGTGGCTGTTCGATACCGCCGACGCGTCGGGAAGGGGAGGCACGGGAAAATCTTTCGACTGGAAACTGCTCGACGCATTGCAGGGACATCGCCCGTTTCTGCTCTCCGGCGGACTCGATCCGGAGAACGTCGCCGACGCGATTCGCCGCGTCCGGCCCGACGGAGTCGACGTGGCCAGCGGGATCGAGTCGTCCCCCGGAATCAAGGATCACGACAAGCTCCGCGCCTTCATTCGCGAGGTGAAGAATGCGTGA
- the trpB gene encoding tryptophan synthase subunit beta: protein MRETLPDSDGWFGRFGGKYVPETLIYPIDELGKAYGKARKDRDFRNELDDLLRDYVGRPSALTEAPGFVYAIGGDFRLFLKREDLNHTGAHKINNALGQALLARRMGKKRIIAETGAGQHGVATATACALLGLDCVVYMGRVDMERQAPNVYRMRILGADVVPVDSGSRTLKDAINEAIRDWVTNVATTHYIIGSVLGPHPYPMIVRDFQSVIGREAIEQLDNAVGRLPNTAIACVGGGSNAIGLFHALIRKKKVRLIGVEAGGSALEPGKHAARFSGGSEGVLHGTRSMLLQDEAGQILETHSVSAGLDYPSIGPEHAFHQESGRIEYTSCDDDTAVEAFHLLSRSMGIIPALESAHALGYLLRNPDEHRGEIVLLNLSGRGDKDVATVARLEGDSI from the coding sequence ATGCGTGAGACGCTTCCCGACAGTGACGGATGGTTCGGCCGGTTCGGAGGGAAGTACGTCCCCGAGACGCTGATCTACCCGATCGATGAGCTCGGGAAAGCGTACGGGAAGGCGAGAAAGGATCGCGACTTCCGCAACGAGCTCGATGATCTCCTGCGCGACTACGTCGGCCGCCCCAGCGCGCTGACCGAGGCACCCGGGTTTGTCTATGCGATCGGCGGTGACTTTCGCCTCTTTCTCAAGCGAGAGGATCTGAACCACACCGGCGCCCACAAGATCAACAACGCTCTCGGTCAGGCGCTGCTTGCCAGGCGGATGGGGAAGAAGCGAATCATCGCCGAGACCGGTGCGGGCCAGCACGGCGTCGCAACAGCGACGGCCTGCGCGCTGCTCGGGCTCGACTGCGTCGTCTACATGGGACGCGTCGACATGGAGCGACAGGCACCCAACGTCTACAGGATGAGGATCCTCGGAGCCGACGTCGTCCCTGTTGATTCCGGAAGCAGGACGCTGAAGGATGCGATCAACGAAGCGATCCGCGACTGGGTCACGAACGTCGCGACGACCCACTACATCATCGGATCGGTGCTCGGTCCGCACCCCTACCCGATGATCGTCCGGGATTTCCAGTCGGTCATCGGACGGGAAGCGATCGAGCAGCTCGACAATGCCGTCGGGAGACTGCCGAACACCGCAATCGCATGCGTCGGCGGGGGCTCGAATGCAATCGGTCTTTTTCACGCGTTGATCAGGAAGAAGAAGGTCCGGCTGATCGGGGTCGAAGCGGGCGGATCCGCGCTCGAGCCCGGGAAGCACGCCGCACGATTTTCCGGCGGTTCGGAAGGCGTCCTTCACGGAACCCGATCGATGTTGCTCCAGGACGAGGCGGGACAGATCCTCGAGACGCATTCCGTTTCGGCAGGGCTCGACTATCCGTCAATAGGTCCCGAGCACGCGTTTCACCAGGAGTCCGGGCGGATCGAGTACACCTCGTGCGACGACGACACCGCGGTCGAGGCCTTCCACCTGCTCAGTCGATCGATGGGGATCATTCCCGCCCTCGAGTCCGCTCACGCCCTCGGTTATCTCCTCCGGAATCCGGACGAGCATCGCGGGGAGATCGTCCTGCTCAATCTCTCGGGAAGGGGAGACAAGGACGTTGCGACGGTCGCCCGGCTCGAGGGGGATTCGATTTGA
- the trpA gene encoding tryptophan synthase subunit alpha yields the protein MFRRLDREERCGLIAYVTCGHPDLETIPEIVEALEASGADAIELGVPFSDPIADGPVIQSSSRHALQRGVSTADCIAVAAAIRERSEIPLILFSYVNPLMRLGAGGLAKSADAAGIDAVLITDLPPEASGEFRRALSRRKIGMIFLASPTSSAARLRLIDQKSDGFVYYVSTTGVTGPRRELEEDLTARLDAVRAKLKKPLAVGFGVSEHQHYEALRDHCDAVVVGSAIVRAIGEGKRSGAAKRAASVVSRIRGGV from the coding sequence ATGTTTCGCCGGCTCGACCGCGAAGAGCGGTGCGGCCTGATCGCGTACGTCACATGCGGACATCCCGACCTCGAAACGATTCCGGAGATCGTCGAAGCGCTCGAAGCGAGCGGCGCCGATGCCATCGAGCTGGGAGTCCCGTTTTCCGATCCGATCGCCGACGGTCCCGTCATCCAGTCCTCTTCCCGGCATGCGCTGCAGCGAGGGGTGTCGACGGCGGATTGCATCGCCGTTGCGGCCGCGATTCGTGAACGATCGGAGATTCCGCTCATACTTTTCTCCTACGTCAACCCGCTCATGAGACTCGGCGCGGGAGGTCTCGCGAAGAGCGCCGACGCCGCCGGGATCGATGCCGTGCTGATCACCGATCTCCCGCCGGAGGCCTCGGGTGAGTTTCGCCGGGCACTCTCCCGCCGGAAAATCGGAATGATCTTCCTCGCATCTCCGACCTCGTCGGCGGCGAGGCTGCGGCTCATCGACCAGAAGAGCGACGGATTCGTCTACTACGTGTCGACGACCGGCGTCACCGGGCCCCGACGCGAGCTCGAGGAAGATCTCACCGCGCGGCTCGATGCCGTCCGGGCGAAGCTGAAGAAGCCGCTCGCCGTCGGCTTCGGGGTTTCGGAGCATCAGCACTACGAAGCGCTGCGGGATCACTGCGACGCTGTCGTCGTCGGAAGCGCGATCGTCCGGGCGATCGGTGAGGGTAAGCGCTCCGGAGCCGCAAAGCGAGCGGCCTCGGTGGTGAGCCGGATCAGGGGTGGCGTGTAG
- a CDS encoding DHA2 family efflux MFS transporter permease subunit, producing MKLELRSRQGLLTLSATILASGMAFLDSTAVNVALPAIAEQLGASFSELQWILDGYLLTLGALILPVGRLADNVGKKRVFTWGVIAFAATSLACGLAPGAVWLIIFRTLQGAAAALVVPTSLALVQASFRSEDRSTAIGFWSGFSGLSTVLGPVVGGWLVDAISWRVVFFLNLPLALVTAFLTRSIPSDEPAKRSAIDYAGAALLIASAGTLLFVLIEGPVQGWTSLPVLSAGVAFLAFLPALIVQQRRRGETRLLPPPIFESRPFIAANLITIVVYGVLGTVFFLLTIQLQNVLGYSAFQAGLATAPVTLLLLILSPLAGRWAGLHGPMIPLIAGPAICAVGTYFMSRVADGDPYVPAVLVPIVVFGIGLGLTVAPLTATALGALDDAHSGLASGANNAVARLAQLIGISVIPLLAGLPAAQHLAPERFSAGFRIAMLVSAGFLLVAPVISATMLRNDGVGSELGT from the coding sequence ATGAAGCTCGAGCTCCGCTCCCGGCAGGGTCTCCTCACGCTCTCCGCCACGATCCTCGCCTCGGGGATGGCGTTTCTCGATTCCACCGCGGTCAACGTCGCGCTCCCCGCAATCGCCGAGCAGCTCGGCGCCAGCTTCTCCGAGCTGCAATGGATCCTCGACGGCTACCTCCTCACGCTCGGCGCTCTCATCCTCCCCGTCGGCCGCCTCGCCGACAACGTCGGTAAGAAGCGTGTCTTCACATGGGGCGTGATCGCCTTCGCGGCAACGTCACTCGCGTGCGGTCTCGCGCCCGGGGCGGTCTGGCTGATCATCTTCCGAACGCTCCAGGGTGCGGCGGCCGCTCTGGTCGTCCCGACGAGCCTCGCGCTCGTCCAGGCGAGCTTCCGATCGGAGGATCGAAGCACCGCGATCGGATTCTGGTCGGGCTTTTCGGGCCTGTCGACTGTGCTCGGCCCGGTCGTCGGCGGATGGCTGGTCGATGCGATCTCGTGGCGCGTCGTCTTCTTTCTGAACCTCCCGCTGGCGCTCGTGACGGCGTTTCTCACGCGATCGATCCCGAGCGACGAGCCGGCGAAACGATCGGCGATCGACTACGCCGGAGCTGCGCTGCTGATCGCATCGGCGGGCACTCTCCTCTTCGTGCTCATCGAGGGTCCGGTCCAGGGATGGACCTCGTTGCCCGTGCTCTCCGCGGGTGTGGCTTTCCTCGCTTTCCTCCCTGCACTGATCGTTCAGCAGCGCCGCCGGGGGGAGACGCGCCTCCTGCCGCCGCCGATCTTCGAGTCGCGCCCCTTCATCGCCGCAAACCTGATCACCATCGTCGTCTACGGCGTTCTCGGGACGGTCTTCTTCCTTCTGACAATTCAGTTGCAGAACGTGCTCGGATATTCGGCGTTCCAGGCCGGTCTGGCAACCGCGCCGGTCACGTTGCTGCTGCTGATCCTCTCGCCGCTCGCGGGGCGGTGGGCCGGATTGCACGGTCCGATGATCCCACTGATCGCCGGGCCCGCGATCTGTGCGGTCGGAACGTACTTCATGAGCCGGGTTGCCGACGGCGATCCCTACGTCCCCGCCGTGCTCGTCCCGATCGTGGTCTTCGGGATCGGACTCGGGCTAACCGTAGCCCCGCTGACCGCGACCGCGCTCGGCGCTCTCGACGACGCACACTCGGGGCTCGCCTCCGGAGCGAACAATGCCGTCGCGAGACTCGCTCAGCTCATCGGGATCAGCGTCATTCCACTGCTGGCGGGGCTTCCCGCAGCACAGCATCTCGCCCCGGAGCGATTCTCCGCGGGATTCCGGATCGCGATGCTCGTCTCGGCGGGTTTTCTGCTCGTCGCGCCCGTCATATCGGCGACGATGCTAAGAAACGACGGGGTCGGGTCTGAACTTGGAACTTAA
- a CDS encoding exonuclease, protein MSEVYVSTDVDADGPIPGPHSMLSFGSAAYTADKELLGTFSANLVALPDAEPDPDTAAWWAGQPEAWEACRKNPREPELVMREYVEWLKSLPGSPVFVGYPVTYDFMFIHWYLTRFTGENPFSHSGLDVKTLAMAMLRKPYRESTKSNMPERWFDDLPHTHVALDDAIAQGALFCNMLRELRGGQV, encoded by the coding sequence GTGAGCGAAGTCTATGTGAGCACGGACGTCGACGCCGATGGCCCGATACCCGGCCCGCACTCGATGCTCAGCTTCGGGTCCGCAGCCTATACTGCGGACAAAGAGCTCCTCGGAACCTTCTCTGCCAACCTCGTCGCGCTCCCCGATGCAGAGCCGGACCCGGATACGGCCGCGTGGTGGGCCGGTCAACCTGAAGCATGGGAAGCGTGCAGGAAGAATCCGAGAGAGCCGGAGCTCGTCATGCGTGAGTACGTCGAGTGGCTGAAGAGTTTGCCGGGCAGTCCTGTCTTCGTCGGCTATCCGGTCACGTACGATTTCATGTTCATCCACTGGTATCTGACTCGATTCACCGGCGAGAATCCCTTCTCGCACTCGGGACTCGACGTCAAGACGCTCGCGATGGCGATGCTACGGAAACCGTATCGTGAGTCCACGAAATCGAACATGCCAGAACGATGGTTCGACGATCTCCCGCACACGCACGTCGCCCTGGATGATGCGATCGCTCAGGGTGCGCTGTTCTGCAACATGCTTCGCGAGCTCCGCGGAGGACAGGTGTAA
- a CDS encoding FHA domain-containing protein: MRVRFDVFTLDGGTRELLRRGALVGITPKALALLEYLVRERPRAVSKREILERIWPDVIVEEQNVKNLVREIRAALADDATNPRFIRTVFGHGYAFCAEAWIPRSPPGLKTPRLVHAEGVHHLAPGENVIGRGEDCSIVLDYSGLSRHHATVRFADGEIILEDLGSKNGTWLNGRRIEAPELLRHGDRIRIGTVVLEFRADGRADTTSTLAGF; encoded by the coding sequence ATGAGGGTTCGATTCGACGTCTTCACGCTCGACGGCGGCACGCGTGAACTGCTGCGCCGAGGAGCGTTGGTAGGGATCACACCGAAAGCCCTCGCCCTTCTCGAGTACCTCGTGCGGGAGCGTCCGCGTGCCGTGTCAAAGCGTGAGATTCTGGAGCGTATCTGGCCGGACGTAATCGTCGAGGAGCAGAACGTGAAGAATCTCGTTCGGGAGATCCGAGCGGCGCTCGCCGATGACGCGACAAATCCTCGCTTCATACGGACGGTGTTCGGTCACGGCTACGCCTTCTGCGCGGAGGCGTGGATACCGCGCTCACCACCGGGACTGAAGACCCCGCGACTCGTCCACGCCGAGGGCGTCCATCATCTGGCGCCGGGTGAGAACGTCATCGGAAGAGGAGAGGACTGCTCGATCGTCCTGGATTATTCGGGACTGTCGCGTCATCACGCGACGGTGCGGTTCGCCGATGGGGAAATCATTCTCGAGGATCTCGGCAGCAAGAACGGGACGTGGCTCAACGGCCGGCGGATCGAAGCGCCGGAGCTCCTGCGTCACGGTGATCGGATCCGGATCGGAACCGTCGTTCTGGAGTTTCGTGCCGACGGTCGCGCGGACACGACCTCGACGCTTGCCGGATTCTGA